A stretch of the Macaca mulatta isolate MMU2019108-1 chromosome 16, T2T-MMU8v2.0, whole genome shotgun sequence genome encodes the following:
- the LOC144336056 gene encoding uncharacterized protein LOC144336056, producing MPSSWWRHWHPCMSAAQRRFQAPSPEPVWKSPAAPTDLRPAARGWRSGPLCIGSGEAVRGWVRVSGHLDAPAAVGLSPLPELAACELARALGSSRRPEGAECSGNVAGSSGAGLAHWAEQNMASAPRWGGGAGMADTRPHEVGSAQGTGGQTVVDGGVVLTQPLLGRGEWLRHSSSPSMMVRVGKLPGYLGTAGTFPAWVCECHLPHMVGVGVMLAAGTRVLFSADAAVFLGGSLWFSFVCMCVLGCVCVSLCVHVCLGVCMSLHVHVCWVCVHTSACVRVSLRVHVCLGVCMSLRVHVCLGVCSCVCTCAWGCVCVLACARMLRCVRTRVCVCVRVLACARVLGCVCLRVFVHVCAWVWVLTRVCMCVCACPYVCTSVGVCAHMSACVCVSLRVHMCLGACRCVYVHVCVCTCVCSPLPQSGRKENAAGRSYLREGCSLCV from the exons ATGCCAAGCTCCTGGTGGAGGCACTGGCATCCGTGCATGTCAGCGGCGCAGAGAAGGTTCCAGGCTCCGTCTCCCGAACCTGTCTGGAAGAGCCCAGCTGCTCCCACGGACCTGCGACCTGCCGCCCGGGGCTGGAGGTCTGGGCCTCTTTGCATCGGCTCAGGGGAGGCCGTCCGCGGCTGGGTGAGGGTCAGCGGCCATTTGGATGCCCCAGCAGCCGTGGGGCTCTCGCCTCTGCCAGAGCTGGCAGCGTGCGAACTGGCAAGGGCTTTGGGGAGCAGCAGGAGGCCTGAGGGTGCCGAGTGCTCCGGAAATGTTGCTGGTTCTTCAGGGGCAGGCCTGGCCCACTGGGCAGAGCAGAACATGGCTTCCGCTccgaggtggggtgggggcgccGGGATGGCAGACACGAGGCCGCATGAAGTGGGATCAG CACAGGGAACTGGGGGCCAGACCGTGGTGGATGGAGGTGTCGTGCTGACACAGCCCCTGCTGGGACGTGGGGAGTGGCTGAGGCACAGCTCCAGCCCCAGCATGATGGTGCGTGTGGGAAAACTGCCCGGGTACTTGGGGACAGCAGGGACATTTCCAGCGTGGGTGTGTGAGTGCCACCTCCCCCACATGGTGGGCGTTGGTGTGATGCTGGCAGCTGGGACCAGGGTCCTCTTCTCAGCAGATGCTGCTGTGTTTCTGGGGGGcagtctgtggttttcttttgtgtgcatgtgtgtgcttgggTGTGTGTGCGTATCcttgtgtgtgcacgtgtgcttGGGTGTGTGCATGTCCTTGCATGTGCATGTAtgctgggtgtgtgtgcacacatctGCGTGTGTGCGCGTGTCCTTGCGTGTGCACGTGTGCTTGGGTGTGTGCATGTCCTTGCGTGTGCACGTGTGCTTGGGGGTGTGTTCTTGCGTGTGCACGTGTgcttgggggtgtgtgtgtgtccttgcgTGTGCCCGTATGCTTCGGTGTGTGCGCACACGTGTCTGCGTTTGTGTGCGTGTACTTGCATGTGCACGTGTGcttgggtgtgtgtgtctgcgtgtctTTGTGCACGTGTGTGCTTGGGTGTGGGTGCTCACacgtgtctgcatgtgtgtgtgtgcatgtcctTACGTGTGCAcgtctgtgggtgtgtgtgcacacatgtctgcctgtgtgtgcgtgtcctTGCGTGTGCACATGTGCTTGGGTGCATGcaggtgtgtgtatgtacatgtctgtgtgtgcacgtgtgtgtgttcGCCTTTGCCCCAGAGCGGAAGGAAAGAGAATGCAGCCGGACGATCATATCTGCGTGAGGGGTGTTCACTTTGTGTCTGA